A genomic stretch from Orcinus orca chromosome 14, mOrcOrc1.1, whole genome shotgun sequence includes:
- the HMX2 gene encoding homeobox protein HMX2, with the protein MGSKEDAGKGCPAAGGVSSFTIQSILGGGPSEAPREPAGWPARKRSLSVSSEEEEPDEGWKAPACFCPDPHGPKEPGPKHHPPIPFPCLGTPKGSGGAGPASSERTPFLSSSHPDFKEEKERLLPAGSPSPGPERPRDGGGAERQAGAAKKKTRTVFSRSQVYQLESTFDMKRYLSSSERACLASSLQLTETQVKTWFQNRRNKWKRQLSAELEAANMAHASAQTLVGMPLVFRDSSLLRVPVPRSLAFPAPLYYPGSNLSSLPLYNLYSKLDY; encoded by the exons ATGGGAAGCAAGGAAGATGCGGGCAAGGGGTGTCCGGCGGCCGGCGGCGTCTCCAGCTTCACCATTCAGTCCATCCTGGGCGGGGGCCCCTCGGAGGCGCCACGGGAGCCCGCCGGCTGGCCGGCCAGGAAGCGCAGCCTGTCCGTGTCCTCGGAGGAGGAGGAGCCGGACGAAGGCTGGAAGGCACCCGCCTGCTTCTGCCCAGACCCGCACGGCCCCAAGGAGCCCGGCCCCAAGcaccacccccccatcccctttccttGCCTGG GTACCCCCAAGGGCAGCGGAGGCGCGGGGCCGGCGAGCTCGGAGCGCAcgcctttcctttcttcttcgcACCCAGActttaaggaagagaaagagaggctcTTGCCCGCGGGCTCGCCGTCGCCGGGGCCCGAGCGGCCGCGGGACGGCGGCGGCGCCGAGAGGCAGGCGGGCGCGGCCAAGAAGAAGACGCGCACGGTCTTCTCGCGCAGCCAGGTGTACCAGCTCGAGTCCACCTTCGACATGAAGCGCTACCTGAGCAGCTCGGAGCGCGCCTGCCTTGCCTCCAGCCTGCAGCTCACCGAGACCCAGGTCAAGACTTGGTTCCAGAACCGCCGCAACAAGTGGAAGCGGCAGCTCTCCGCGGAGCTGGAGGCGGCCAACATGGCGCACGCGTCGGCGCAGACTCTGGTGGGAATGCCGCTGGTGTTCCGGGACAGCTCGCTGCTGCGCGTGCCGGTGCCACGCTCGCTCGCCTTCCCCGCGCCGCTCTACTACCCGGGCAGCAACCTCTCGTCCTTACCTCTCTACAACCTCTACAGCAAGCTCGACTACTGA
- the BUB3 gene encoding mitotic checkpoint protein BUB3 isoform X1, translated as MTGSNEFKLNQPPEDGISSVKFSPNTSQFLLVSSWDTSVRLYDVPANSMRLKYQHTGAVLDCAFYDPTHAWSGGLDHQLKMHDLNTDQENLVGTHDAPIRCVEYCPEVNVMVTGSWDQTVKLWDPRTPCNAGTFSQPEKVYTLSVSGDRLIVGTAGRRVLVWDLRNMGYVQQRRESSLKYQTRCIRAFPNKQGYVLSSIEGRVAVEYLDPSPEVQKKKYAFKCHRLKENNIEQIYPVNAISFHNIHNTFATGGSDGFVNIWDPFNKKRLCQFHRYPTSIASLAFSNDGTTLAIASSYMYEMDDTEHPEDGIFIRQVTDAETKPKSPCT; from the exons ATGACCGGTTCTAACGAGTTCAAGCTGAACCAGCCACCCGAGGACGGCATCTCCTCGGTGAAGTTCAGCCCGAACACCTCTCAGTTCCTGTTGGTCTCCTCCTGGGACACGTCCGTGCGCCTTTACGATGTGCCGGCCAATTCCATGCGGCTCAAGTACCAGCACACCGGCGCCGTCCTGGACTGCGCTTTCTAC GATCCAACACATGCCTGGAGTGGAGGATTAGACCATCAATTGAAAATGCATGATTTGAACACTGATCAAG AAAATCTTGTTGGAACCCACGATGCCCCTATCAGATGTGTTGAATATTGTCCAGAAGTGAATGTGATGGTTACTGGGAGTTGGGATCAGACAGTTAAATTGTGGGATCCCAGAACCCCTTGTAATGCTGGGACCTTCTCTCAGCCTGAAAAG GTGTATACCCTCTCAGTGTCTGGAGACCGGCTGATTGTGGGCACCGCAGGCCGCAGAGTGTTGGTGTGGGACTTACGGAACATGGGCTACGTGCAGCAGCGCCGGGAGTCCAGCCTCAAGTACCAGACTCGCTGCATACGAGCATTTCCAAACAAGCAG GGTTATGTATTAAGCTCTATTGAAGGCCGAGTGGCAGTTGAGTACTTGGACCCAAGCCCTGAGGTACAGAAGAAGAAGTATGCCTTCAAGTGtcacagactgaaagaaaataatattgagCAAATTTACCCAGTCAACGCCATTTCGTTTCACAACATCCACAATACCTTTGCCACAG GTGGTTCTGATggatttgtaaatatttgggATCCATTTAACAAAAAGCGGCTATGCCAGTTCCATCGGTACCCCACCAGCATTGCGTCACTCGCCTTCAGTAATGATGGGACTACACTTGCAATAGCATCATCGTATATGTATGAAATGGATGACACGGAACATCCCGAAGATGGTATCTTCATTCGCCAAGTGACAGATGcagaaacaaaacccaa GTCACCATGTACTTGA
- the BUB3 gene encoding mitotic checkpoint protein BUB3 isoform X2: MTGSNEFKLNQPPEDGISSVKFSPNTSQFLLVSSWDTSVRLYDVPANSMRLKYQHTGAVLDCAFYDPTHAWSGGLDHQLKMHDLNTDQENLVGTHDAPIRCVEYCPEVNVMVTGSWDQTVKLWDPRTPCNAGTFSQPEKVYTLSVSGDRLIVGTAGRRVLVWDLRNMGYVQQRRESSLKYQTRCIRAFPNKQGYVLSSIEGRVAVEYLDPSPEVQKKKYAFKCHRLKENNIEQIYPVNAISFHNIHNTFATGGSDGFVNIWDPFNKKRLCQFHRYPTSIASLAFSNDGTTLAIASSYMYEMDDTEHPEDGIFIRQVTDAETKPKST, from the exons ATGACCGGTTCTAACGAGTTCAAGCTGAACCAGCCACCCGAGGACGGCATCTCCTCGGTGAAGTTCAGCCCGAACACCTCTCAGTTCCTGTTGGTCTCCTCCTGGGACACGTCCGTGCGCCTTTACGATGTGCCGGCCAATTCCATGCGGCTCAAGTACCAGCACACCGGCGCCGTCCTGGACTGCGCTTTCTAC GATCCAACACATGCCTGGAGTGGAGGATTAGACCATCAATTGAAAATGCATGATTTGAACACTGATCAAG AAAATCTTGTTGGAACCCACGATGCCCCTATCAGATGTGTTGAATATTGTCCAGAAGTGAATGTGATGGTTACTGGGAGTTGGGATCAGACAGTTAAATTGTGGGATCCCAGAACCCCTTGTAATGCTGGGACCTTCTCTCAGCCTGAAAAG GTGTATACCCTCTCAGTGTCTGGAGACCGGCTGATTGTGGGCACCGCAGGCCGCAGAGTGTTGGTGTGGGACTTACGGAACATGGGCTACGTGCAGCAGCGCCGGGAGTCCAGCCTCAAGTACCAGACTCGCTGCATACGAGCATTTCCAAACAAGCAG GGTTATGTATTAAGCTCTATTGAAGGCCGAGTGGCAGTTGAGTACTTGGACCCAAGCCCTGAGGTACAGAAGAAGAAGTATGCCTTCAAGTGtcacagactgaaagaaaataatattgagCAAATTTACCCAGTCAACGCCATTTCGTTTCACAACATCCACAATACCTTTGCCACAG GTGGTTCTGATggatttgtaaatatttgggATCCATTTAACAAAAAGCGGCTATGCCAGTTCCATCGGTACCCCACCAGCATTGCGTCACTCGCCTTCAGTAATGATGGGACTACACTTGCAATAGCATCATCGTATATGTATGAAATGGATGACACGGAACATCCCGAAGATGGTATCTTCATTCGCCAAGTGACAGATGcagaaacaaaacccaa GTCCACCTAA